The DNA region TCATGATGTCCGAGGCGTCACTTCCGCCACCCAAGAATGGCGTGGAGAACAGGAGCAGAGCATTACCCATGTTGTCCGGGTCTCCATTCGGATCGTAGCAGTCGAGCGCAAGGCCACCCGTCCCCCTGCCTGCGAAATAGAACCTGGTCTCGTCCGGACTAAGCGCGCCGGTGTTCCAGGTGCCGTTCGGATAAGCCCCCATCAGACTCTGCCAAAGCAACTCAGGAAGCGTGCACCCCTCTTCGTCAGGAAGGCCCTCGTTAATACAGTAAAGCGCAGTTATGGTACCCATCGCGCCATCTATCGTTCCTAGACAGTAGATCCTGCCGTTCGAATCAATAATGTGGTTGGACCTGCTGTATCCGGCCTCGTAGCTCCAGTGAATGGTTAGATTCTGACTAGAGAGGGGAGGGCCCTCCTCAAAAGTCCCTCGCTTGTTCTCATAATCAAAATGAAGCGTGGGCCACGCTCCCCCGGTGATCCCCTGACCAAAAGCAGAAGACGCCACAAAGGCAAAACAAGCCATCGCCAGCAAAAGCAAACTGGTCGTAGAAGCTCTTTTCATAATCCCTCCTCAGATTCTCTGATCGACTATCGCAAACCCAGGAATGAATATATCCCCAAAAATGCACTGTCCATCAGCAAGTTGCTACGCAACTGCCGAAAAAACCTAACAAATCTCCTCTATCAACAACAAGCACACCTCTTGTGCTTATATTCTCTTGCACTCATAATATCCTGCATTACTATGACCAAAGTCAAGGCTTATCGTGTCGACGCGGGAATCGTCCCGATCAAACTTATTTCGCGCACCAAGAGACCGACATTGGACAACAAAACATACTCGATTATCACATTCGGCTGTCAGATGAACAAGCTCGACAGCGAGGTCGCGGCCGGCCATCTCCAGGCCGCTGGACTCACCCCAGCACAAACGGTCGAATCCGCCGATCTACTGCTCGTGAATTCATGCTCAGTAAGGGCAAAGGCACAGGACAGAGCCACCACCACTCTCCACAGCCTTCCCCAGACCAAAAACGCGACTCGCTCAACTAGGCTGGTCGGCATCATGGGCTGCGTCGCTCAACAGATGAAGGAGAAACTCCTCGATGCCCCGTTCAACGCTGATTTCGTTATTGGCGCACGTGCCCTGCCCCGACTCCCAGAGATCATCGACAGACTGCTCGCCGGTGAGCGCAAGATCGTCGCATCTGAGTCGGAGCGGCCGGATTGCGATTACGACCCCGCCGTCATCCACCGAACAGGCAAGCGCAGCGCCTACGTTGCGGTATCGAGAGGATGCAGCAACCTCTGCACCTACTGCATTGTCCCATACGTCAGGGGACCAATCTGGCACCGAAACCCAGAAAACATCATCAACGAAGTTAGCCAGCTCGTGCAATCAGGCTATCTCGATCTCTGCCTGCTCGGCCAAAACGTCAACAACTATTCGCATGGCCGCTGGCACTTCACGCAGCTGCTCGAGCGCCTCGCCCAGACCGACCGCCTGAGGCGCCTTCGGTTCATCACAACGCATCCAAAGGACCTGAGCATCGAGACGGTTAAGTTGATGGCTCATCCGCCGCTTGTCCCCTACATCTCGATGCCGCTTCAATCCGGCTCTGACCGCATATTGCGCCTCATGAACCGGGGCTACACGAGGACAGAATACCTCGAGAAGGTCGCCTGGCTGCGAGAGCATATTGATGGCTCGTTCATCTCGACCGACATCATGGTCGGATTCCCAGGCGAAAGCGAGGCCGATTTCGAGGACACACTTGAGGTAGTGCGCCTCGCCAAGTTCGACAACATCTATAGCTTCATCTACTCACCACGGCCATTTACGAAGGCCGCCAGTCTCAAGAACGAGGTCCCGAGAGACGTTGTCAAACAACGCTTCAAAAGACTGCTAGCGCTGGAGCGCCAAAACAACATCGATAGCCTGCACCGCTTCGTCGGGAGCACTCTAGAAGTATTGGTGGACGGTGCCAGCAGGAAGGACCGAGCCGTCGCCTGCGGGCGTTGCCCTCAGAACGTCGTTGTCAATCTTCCACACGACAGCTGCGAGGTCGGCGAGCTCGTGCTGGCCACGATAACCACGGCCGGCATACACAGCCTGGTCGGAAAGGTAACGAGGCGCTTGGTGCCCGCAGCCAAGTCCTAGCGGCGGAGTGCCCACGGCACTCGACCCAGTGTCTGGGCACCCGTAGCTTCTTTTACCTCCGGGCGCAGCTCGTCGGCTCGCACGTGCCGAGCTCGCCTCAACTGACCACGCCCAGGGTAATGGTCTGGCCTTGCCACTGCGATTCTCCCCTACATGATGCGAAATTGCACGCTTGCGATGGAGCCGATGGGGCGGAAAGGCTCACGGGCACGACTGAGCGCAGCAGCGAAGAGGTAGTCGCCGGGGATGACGTGCTCGTTCAGCGTGAACTCAAA from bacterium includes:
- the miaB gene encoding tRNA (N6-isopentenyl adenosine(37)-C2)-methylthiotransferase MiaB is translated as MDNKTYSIITFGCQMNKLDSEVAAGHLQAAGLTPAQTVESADLLLVNSCSVRAKAQDRATTTLHSLPQTKNATRSTRLVGIMGCVAQQMKEKLLDAPFNADFVIGARALPRLPEIIDRLLAGERKIVASESERPDCDYDPAVIHRTGKRSAYVAVSRGCSNLCTYCIVPYVRGPIWHRNPENIINEVSQLVQSGYLDLCLLGQNVNNYSHGRWHFTQLLERLAQTDRLRRLRFITTHPKDLSIETVKLMAHPPLVPYISMPLQSGSDRILRLMNRGYTRTEYLEKVAWLREHIDGSFISTDIMVGFPGESEADFEDTLEVVRLAKFDNIYSFIYSPRPFTKAASLKNEVPRDVVKQRFKRLLALERQNNIDSLHRFVGSTLEVLVDGASRKDRAVACGRCPQNVVVNLPHDSCEVGELVLATITTAGIHSLVGKVTRRLVPAAKS